In Aphelocoma coerulescens isolate FSJ_1873_10779 chromosome 25, UR_Acoe_1.0, whole genome shotgun sequence, a genomic segment contains:
- the NHLH1 gene encoding helix-loop-helix protein 1: MMLNSDQADVSVPPARPEPEPAFGAGSGGPGLPRAAEEARKEPLSREERRRRRRATAKYRTAHATRERIRVEAFNVAFAELRRLLPTLPPDKKLSKIEILRLAICYISYLNHVLDV, encoded by the coding sequence ATGATGCTGAACTCGGACCAGGCCGACGTCTCCGTGCCCCCGGCGCGCCCCGAGCCCGAGCCCGCGTTCGGGGCCGGCTCCGGGGGCCCGGGCTTGCCCCGCGCTGCCGAGGAGGCGCGGAAGGAGCCGCTGAGCCGCGAGGAGCGCCGGCGCCGGCGCCGCGCCACGGCCAAGTACCGGACGGCGCACGCCACGCGGGAGCGCATCCGCGTCGAGGCCTTCAACGTGGCCTTCGCCGAGCTGCGGCggctgctgcccacgctgcccCCGGACAAGAAACTGTCCAAGATCGAGATCCTGCGCCTGGCCATCTGCTACATCTCCTACCTGAACCACGTGCTGGACGTCTGA